The Pochonia chlamydosporia 170 chromosome 1, whole genome shotgun sequence genome window below encodes:
- a CDS encoding RNA recognition motif domain-containing protein (similar to Metarhizium robertsii ARSEF 23 XP_007818795.1), whose product MSSKLDKPLDDIVSAKRQSARNRRSSQRRSTGPKVAAPVGGIQKSSKPARGSAAKPVPAKAAAAHGESKVIVSNLPKDVSEQQIKEYFIQAVGPIKRIDLVYGPNSVSRGIANVTFHKADGASKAFQKLNGLLVDNRPIKIEIVVGAAQADKVMPPVKSLADRATQPKAQPKSAASGKGATGGVGKAGNAKAANKKRRGRSARPAKKTAEELDSEMTDYFKNNPDGAAAGAGSGAAPAGGAGDAPMEDEIM is encoded by the exons ATGTCTAGCAAGCTCGACAAGCCTCTTGACGACATCGTCTCGGCCAAGCGCCAGTCTGCCCGCAATCGTCGCTCCTCTCAGCGACGCTCTACCGGCCCCAAGGTCGCTGCCCCCGTTGGTGGCATTCAAAAGTCTTCCAAGCCGGCTCGCGGCTCGGCGGCCAAGCCCGTTCCTGCCAAAGCCGCTGCTGCCCATGGAGAGAGCAAAGTCATCGTCAGCAATCTG CCCAAGGACGTCTCGGAGCAGCAGATCAAG GAATACTTTATCCAAGCCGTTGGACCCATCAAGAGAATCGATCTCGTCTACGGCCCCAATTCCGTCAGCCGCGGCATTGCCAATGTCACTTTCCACAAGGCTGACGGCGCCAGCAAGGCTTTTCAGAAGCTGAATGGCCTTCTTGTCGATAACCGACCCATCAAG ATCGAAATTGTAGTCGGCGCTGCTCAGGCTGACAAGGTCATGCCACCCGTTAAGTCCTTGGCCGACCGAGCTAC TCAACCCAAGGCTCAGCCCAAGTCGGCTGCTTCCGGCAAGGGTGCCACCGGCGGAGTTGGCAAGGCTGGTAatgccaaggcagccaacaagAAGCGCCGTGGCCGAAGTGCCCGTCCTGCTAAGAAGACGGCCGAGGAATTGGATTCCGAGATGACGGACTACTTCAAGAACAACCCCGATGGTGCGGCCGCCGGAGCTGGCAGCGGTGCTGCCcctgctggtggtgctggggATGCTCCCATGGAAGATGAGATTATG TAA
- a CDS encoding protein wos2 (similar to Metarhizium acridum CQMa 102 XP_007809919.1) → MAETATPEVLWAQRSPQSAEDPNNYISLIINVPDVPKEDLKLDLKPDSLTFSGTSTTLKRKYHLELQFFAEVDPEASIIKHTDKNIEMKIEKKERSEKFWDRLLKEDKRYHFLKTNFDKWVDEEDQNEAAEEDFSQFGGMGGMPGMGGDFGGIDFSQLGGAGGMPDLSAMGGEGGEEAEGEDSDDDDDDDMPALEGEEAAAAKKE, encoded by the exons ATGGCCGAAACTGCCACTCCCGAAG TTCTGTGGGCACAGCGCTCCCCTCAGTCCGCGGAAGACCCCAACAACTACATCTCCTTGATCATCAATGTCCCTGATGTACCCAAGGAGGACCTCAAGCTCGACCTTAAGCCAGACAGCTTGACCTTCTCCGGCACCTCCACCACCCTGAAGCGCAAGTACCATCTCGAGCTTCAATTCTTTGCCGAGGTGGACCCCGAAGCGAGCATCATCAAGCACACCGACAAGAACATTGAGATGAAgattgagaagaaggaacgCAGCGAGAAGTTCTGGGACCGACTTCTCAAGGAAGACAAGAGATACCACTTCCTCAagaccaactttgacaagtgggttgatgaggaagacCAGAACGAGGCTGCCGAGGAGGACTTCTCGCAGTTTGGTGGCATGG GTGGTATGCCAGGAATGGGCG GTGACTTTGGTGGCATCGACTTCTCCCAGCTCGGTGGCGCAGGAGGCATGCCCGACCTAAGCGCAATGGGTGGCGAGGGAGGTGAGGAAGCTGAAGGAGAGGAcagcgacgacgatgacgacgatgacatGCCCGCgctggagggcgaggaggctgccgctgccaagaaggagtAA